From Miscanthus floridulus cultivar M001 chromosome 15, ASM1932011v1, whole genome shotgun sequence, the proteins below share one genomic window:
- the LOC136507497 gene encoding uncharacterized protein — protein MFATVDWLSAFPNHVLKPLSSDCSDHCPLLLHHHVYNGAKQRFKFEPYWIKLPGYMEVVAAAWASTPIGADPFRILDHKLRNVAKALRSWSNSKLSNIRMQLAMAREVILCLDGEQERRPLDSWEFNLHRALKRQVLGLASLSRTIARQRSRILFLAEGDANTKFYHLQACHRNRHNHIDSIISDGSQLINDREMEDALYNHYVVVEAALQFEVS, from the coding sequence ATGTTCGCCACGGTGGATTGGCTGTCTGCCTTCCCCAACCATGTCCTCAAACCGCTCTCCTCCGACTGTTCTGATCACTGCCCTCTGCTGTTGCATCACCATGTCTACAATGGAGCAAAACAAAGGTTCAAGTTCGAGCCGTATTGGATCAAGCTACCGGGGTACATGGAGGTCGTCGCTGCCGCATGGGCGTCTACTCCGATCGGCGCTGATCCTTTCCGCATCCTGGACCACAAACTCCGTAACGTGGCCAAGGCTCTACGTAGCTGGAGCAATTCCAAGCTCAGTAATATCAGAATGCAGCTTGCGATGGCGAGGGAGGTTATCTTATGCCTTGATGGTGAGCAAGAGAGAAGGCCGTTAGACTCCTGGGAGTTCAACTTACACCGTGCCCTCAAACGTCAGGTGCTTGGCCTAGCTTCGTTGTCCCGCACCATTGCGCGACAACGCTCCAGAATCCTCTTTCTAGCAGAAGGAGACGCAAATACAAAATTTTACCACCTTCAAGCATGTCATCGCAACAGGCACAACCATATCGACTCAATTATTTCAGATGGGTCACAGCTTATAAATGATCGTGAGATGGAAGATGCTCTGTACAACCATTACGTCGTCGTCGAGGCTGCTCTCCAGTTCGAAGTTTCTTGA